A genome region from Panthera leo isolate Ple1 chromosome A2, P.leo_Ple1_pat1.1, whole genome shotgun sequence includes the following:
- the ZNF555 gene encoding zinc finger protein 555 — protein MDSVVFEDVAVDFTLEEWALLDSAQRKLYRDVMLENLKNLAAVDDETQLKANGSVSQQDAYGNKISKGNKLAKFTRNESWASILGKIWEELSTEDQPTNQGRHLRNPVVERLSESNGQCREGSSQIPNLNLCEKTLCGVKEDECSEYEKVFGRPSLESHIAMHAGHKAYRCQECGRAYSCRAHLRMHGRTHNRERTYACKLCGKTFPRTSSLNRHVRIHTAEKTYECQQCGKAFIDFSSLTSHVRTHTGEKPYKCKECGKAFSYSSTFRRHMITHTGEKPYKCKECGEAFSYSSTFRRHMISHTGETPHKCKECGEAFSYSSAFRRHMISHTGEKPYECKQCGKTFIYLQSFRRHERIHTGEKPYECKQCGKTFIYPQSFRRHERTHGGQKPYECSQCGKAFSHPSSFRGHMRVHTGEKPYECSQCGKTFNWPISLRRHMRTHTREKPYECKQCGKAFNLSACFREHVWMHPGDKSYQCKLCGKAFYCHISLQKHMRRHTAEKLYECKQCGKAFSWPELLQQHVRTHTAEKPYECKECGKVFKWPSSLPIHMRVHTGEKPYECKECGKAFSCSSSLRRHVRIHTTERHYLCTAGNSADEFMPRASENPHQERNLIKVVNMVLPV, from the exons ATGATGAGACTCAATTGAAGGCCAATGGGTCTGTTTCTCAGCAGGATGCTTATGGGAATAAAATATCCAAGGGAAACAAATTGGCAAAGTTCACCAGAAATGAATCCTGGGCCTCCATTTTAGGGAAAATTTGGGAAGAACTCAGCACGGAAGATCAGCCCACAAACCAGGGGAGACATCTGAG AAATCCTGTGGTGGAGAGACTCTCTGAAAGTAATGGTCAGTGCAGGGAAGGCTCCAGTCAGATTCCAAATCTTAATCTGTGTGAGAAAACTCTTTGCGGAGTTAAAGAGGATGAATGCAGTGAGTATGAGAAAGTCTTCGGGCGTCCCTCCCTCGAGAGTCACATCGCCATGCACGCTGGACACAAAGCGTATCGGTGTCAGGAGTGTGGGCGGGCCTATAGCTGTCGTGCACACCTAAGAATGCATGGGAGAACCCACAACAGAGAGAGAACCTATGCGTGTAAATTATGTGGAAAAACCTTTCCTCGTACCTCTTCCCTCAACCGGCACGTAAGGATTCACACTGCTGAGAAAACCTACGAGTGTCAgcagtgtgggaaagccttcattGATTTCTCAAGTCTTACTAGTCATGTGAgaactcacactggagagaagccatATAAGtgcaaggaatgtgggaaagccttcagttaTTCCTCAACTTTCCGGAGACACATGATAACgcacactggagagaagccctataaatgtaaggaatgtggggaAGCCTTCAGCTACTCCTCAACTTTTCGGAGGCATATGATCTCACACACTGGGGAGACACCACataaatgtaaggaatgtggagAAGCCTTCAGCTACTCCTCAGCTTTTCGCAGGCACATGATCTcacacactggagagaagccctacGAATGTAAACAGTGTGGGAAAACCTTTATTTACCTGCAGTCCTTCCGGAGACACGAAAggattcacactggagagaaaccctacgaATGCAAACAATGCGGGAAAACCTTCATTTATCCCCAGTCCTTTCGAAGACACGAAAGGACTCATGGTGGACAGAAGCCCTATGAGTGCAGccagtgtgggaaagccttcagccaTCCCTCGTCCTTTCGAGGGCATATGAGAGTGcacactggggagaaaccttatgaatgcaGTCAGTGTGGCAAAACTTTCAACTGGCCCATCTCCTTACGAAGACATATGAGGACACACACCAGAGAGAAACCCTACGAGTGCAAacagtgtgggaaagccttcaatTTGTCTGCTTGCTTTCGAGAACATGTGTGGATGCATCCAGGAGACAAGTCCTATCAATGCAAGCTATGTGGGAAAGCGTTCTATTGCCACATATCCTTACAGAAACACATGAGAAGGCACACCGCAGAGAAACTCTATGAATGCAAGCAGTGCGGGAAAGCTTTCAGTTGGCCTGAACTCCTGCAGCAGCACGTGAGAACACATACCGCGGAGAAgccctatgaatgtaaggaatgcgGGAAGGTCTTCAAATGGCCGTCATCCTTGCCGATACATATGAGAGtgcacactggagagaaaccctatgaatgtaaggagtgtgggaaggcctttagtTGTTCCTCATCCTTAAGAAGACATGTAAGGATACACACTACCGAGAGACACTACTTATGCACTGCGGGAAATTCTGCAGATGAATTCATGCCCCGTGCTTCAGAAAATCCACACCAGGAGAGAAATCTGATAAAAGTTGTAAATATGGTACTGCCTGTGTGA